The Ailuropoda melanoleuca isolate Jingjing chromosome 9, ASM200744v2, whole genome shotgun sequence genome includes a region encoding these proteins:
- the MAPK15 gene encoding mitogen-activated protein kinase 15 isoform X6, with the protein MCAAEVDHHVAQRYLLKRRLGKGAYGIVWKAVDRRTGEVVAIKKIFDAFRDKTDAQRTFREIMLLQELGDHPNIIRLLDVIRAENDRDIYLVFESMDTDLNAVICKGKLLRDVHKRYIIYQLLRATKFIHSGRVIHRDQKPSNILLDSSCLVKLCDFGLARSLSGLPEGPEGQALTDYVATRWYRAPEVLLSSSWYTPGVDMWSLGCILGEMLRGRPLFPGTSTLHQLELILETIPPPSKEDLLALGSSYSASILPCLGSRPRQTLDTLLPSDTPPEALDLLRRLLVFAPDKRLSAAQALQHPYVQRFHCPAREWTLDSAVRLPVLEGVQLSAPEYRSRVYQMVLERRGNSCVPRDKGLGSTAPGAQPSAPWSQAPLLKSRVIPQPAPGSPPQNSGRRPPSSPGHQRAHDMACGAKNLPRQSSAPLLQPPPPGGLGRGERPPGATAEAPSAPSWVKPSGKGAAPSLASQAAAQVAIQALIRSDWNPGRGVRATGARRVSSPGSPALGSLAVLPAPSAAGFSRGRAPTRAAPYAAPRPTVCRSLAGFPRMSGPRPGPAGGCSAPRPRRGPRAPQGLLSGATLKPTGPSATRRWAACPCSRGPERKPPYPPSTQLFCSALAQSLTPLPAPDLPPSPPCSSPPFYLLPLLPGHILEILGACPGLSGGVTEVPTHPQSLPLIKSCPSPAYLPIFYSQ; encoded by the exons ATGTGCGCCGCGGAGGTGGACCACCACGTAGCCCAACGATACCTGCTTAAGCGgcggctggggaagggg GCCTATGGCATCGTGTGGAAGGCAGTGGATAGGAGGACTGGCGAGGTCGTGGCCATCAAGAAGATCTTCGATGCCTTTAGAGATAAGACGGATGCCCAG AGAACGTTCCGGGAAATCATGCTGCTCCAG GAACTTGGGGACCATCCCAACATCATCCGCCTCCTGGATGTGATCCGGGCAGAGAATGACAGGGACATTTACCTGGTGTTTGAGTCTATGG ACACTGACCTGAACGCCGTCATCTGCAAGGGCAAGCTGCTGAGGGACGTCCACAAGCGTTACATCATCTACCAGCTCCTACGGGCCACCAAGTTCATCCACTCAGGACGTGTCATCCACCGAGACCAGAAG CCATCCAACATCCTCCTGGACTCCAGCTGCTTGGTgaagctctgtgactttggtcTTGCTCGCTCCCTCAGTGGCCTCCCTGAGGGGCCTGAGGGCCAGGCCCTGACAGATTACGTGGCCACACGCTGGTACCGGGCTCCCGAGGTGCTGCTGTCCTCTAGCTG GTACACCCCTGGGGTGGACATGTGGAGTCTGGGCTGCATCCTGGGGGAGATGCTTCGGGGGAGGCCCCTGTTCCCCGGCACATCCACGCTGCACCAGCTGGAGCTGATCCTAGAGACCATCCCACCGCCATCCAAGGAGG ACCTCCTGGCTCTTGGCTCAAGCTACAGTGCCTCGATCCTGCCCTGCCTGGGGTCCCG GCCACGGCAGACGCTGGACACCCTCCTGCCGTCAGACACACCCCCGGAGGCCTTGGATCTCCTCAGGAGGCTCCTGGTATTTGCCCCGGACAAGCGGCTTAGCGCGGCCCAGGCACTGCAGCACCCCTACGTGCAGAG GTTCCACTGCCCGGCCCGTGAGTGGACACTGGATTCGGCTGTGCGGCTCCCGGTGCTTGAAGGAGTTCAGCTCTCAGCCCCGGAGTATCGCAGCCGTGTCTATCAG ATGGTCCTGGAGCGCAGGGGCAACAGCTGCGTCCCCAGAGACAAGGGCCTGGGGAGCACAGCCCCCGGCGCACAGCCCAGTGCCCCCTggtcccaggcacccctgctcaaATCCAGAGTCATCCCGCAGCCGGCCCCGGGCTCGCCCCCGCAGAACTCCGGACGCAGACCTCCGAGCAGCCCCGGTCACCAGCGCGCGCACG ACATGGCCTGCGGAGCCAAGAACCTTCCGCGGCAGAGCTCGGcccccctgctccagcctccGCCCCCAGGAGGTCTCgggagaggggagaggccccCTGGGGCGACGGCGGAGGCCCCCTCGGCACCCTCGTGG GTGAAGCCCAGCGGGAAGGGGGCGGCGCCCTCCCTGGCTTCCCAGGCCGCCGCCCAGGTGGCCATCCAGGCCCTCATCCGGAGCGACTGGAATCCGGGCCGTGGGGTGAGGGCGACCGGCGCGCGACGGGTGAGCTCGCCCGGATCCCCGGCTCTCGGCTCCCTTGCCGTCCTTCCCGCCCCCTCCGCCGCTGGTTTCTCGCGGGGCAGGGCCCCCACCCGGGCCGCCCCTTACGCGGCCCCTCGACCAACCGTGTGCAGGTCCCTCGCGGGCTTCCCGCGGATGTCCGGCCCGCGCCCCGGCCCGGCCGGAGGATGTTCAGCGCCTCGGCCTCGCAGGGGGCCCAGGGCGCCGCAAGGGCTGCTCTCGGGGGCTACTCTCAAGCCTACGGGACCGTCTGCCACTCGGCGCTGGGCCGCCTGCCCCTGCTCCCGGGGCCCCGAGCGTAAGCCGCCCTACCCGCCCTCAACCCAGCTCTTCTGCTCAGCCCTCGCCCagtccctcacccctctcccagccccgGATTTGCCCCCAAGTCCCCCGTGCTCTTCACCCCCCTTCTACCTGCTCCCCCTTTTGCCTGGCCATATTCTTGAGATCCTGGGAGCCTGTCCGGGCCTCTCTGGGGGAGTAACTGAGGTTCCCACCCATCCCCAATCACTTCCTCTAATAAAGTCTTGTCCATCCCCAGCCTACCTGCCTATCTTCTATTCCCAGTGA
- the MAPK15 gene encoding mitogen-activated protein kinase 15 isoform X8: MCAAEVDHHVAQRYLLKRRLGKGAYGIVWKAVDRRTGEVVAIKKIFDAFRDKTDAQRTFREIMLLQELGDHPNIIRLLDVIRAENDRDIYLVFESMDTDLNAVICKGKLLRDVHKRYIIYQLLRATKFIHSGRVIHRDQKPSNILLDSSCLVKLCDFGLARSLSGLPEGPEGQALTDYVATRWYRAPEVLLSSSWYTPGVDMWSLGCILGEMLRGRPLFPGTSTLHQLELILETIPPPSKEDLLALGSSYSASILPCLGSRGQNAGARRPRQTLDTLLPSDTPPEALDLLRRLLVFAPDKRLSAAQALQHPYVQRFHCPAREWTLDSAVRLPVLEGVQLSAPEYRSRVYQVLRPRPPPPSTHAHPRRLPLPQRPPRTLCTRTPLSAPLFPQMVLERRGNSCVPRDKGLGSTAPGAQPSAPWSQAPLLKSRVIPQPAPGSPPQNSGRRPPSSPGHQRAHDMACGAKNLPRQSSAPLLQPPPPGGLGRGERPPGATAEAPSAPSWVKPSGKGAAPSLASQAAAQVAIQALIRSDWNPGRGVRATGARRVPRGLPADVRPAPRPGRRMFSASASQGAQGAARAALGGYSQAYGTVCHSALGRLPLLPGPRA; the protein is encoded by the exons ATGTGCGCCGCGGAGGTGGACCACCACGTAGCCCAACGATACCTGCTTAAGCGgcggctggggaagggg GCCTATGGCATCGTGTGGAAGGCAGTGGATAGGAGGACTGGCGAGGTCGTGGCCATCAAGAAGATCTTCGATGCCTTTAGAGATAAGACGGATGCCCAG AGAACGTTCCGGGAAATCATGCTGCTCCAG GAACTTGGGGACCATCCCAACATCATCCGCCTCCTGGATGTGATCCGGGCAGAGAATGACAGGGACATTTACCTGGTGTTTGAGTCTATGG ACACTGACCTGAACGCCGTCATCTGCAAGGGCAAGCTGCTGAGGGACGTCCACAAGCGTTACATCATCTACCAGCTCCTACGGGCCACCAAGTTCATCCACTCAGGACGTGTCATCCACCGAGACCAGAAG CCATCCAACATCCTCCTGGACTCCAGCTGCTTGGTgaagctctgtgactttggtcTTGCTCGCTCCCTCAGTGGCCTCCCTGAGGGGCCTGAGGGCCAGGCCCTGACAGATTACGTGGCCACACGCTGGTACCGGGCTCCCGAGGTGCTGCTGTCCTCTAGCTG GTACACCCCTGGGGTGGACATGTGGAGTCTGGGCTGCATCCTGGGGGAGATGCTTCGGGGGAGGCCCCTGTTCCCCGGCACATCCACGCTGCACCAGCTGGAGCTGATCCTAGAGACCATCCCACCGCCATCCAAGGAGG ACCTCCTGGCTCTTGGCTCAAGCTACAGTGCCTCGATCCTGCCCTGCCTGGGGTCCCG GGGACAAAACGCAGGCGCCCGCAGGCCACGGCAGACGCTGGACACCCTCCTGCCGTCAGACACACCCCCGGAGGCCTTGGATCTCCTCAGGAGGCTCCTGGTATTTGCCCCGGACAAGCGGCTTAGCGCGGCCCAGGCACTGCAGCACCCCTACGTGCAGAG GTTCCACTGCCCGGCCCGTGAGTGGACACTGGATTCGGCTGTGCGGCTCCCGGTGCTTGAAGGAGTTCAGCTCTCAGCCCCGGAGTATCGCAGCCGTGTCTATCAGGTGCTCCGGCCGCGACCACCACCGCCCTCCACCCACGCTCACCCTCGACGCCTCCCACTGCCTCAGCGACCCCCAAGGACCCTCTGCACCCGCACGCCTCTGAGCGCCCCTCTCTTCCCGCAGATGGTCCTGGAGCGCAGGGGCAACAGCTGCGTCCCCAGAGACAAGGGCCTGGGGAGCACAGCCCCCGGCGCACAGCCCAGTGCCCCCTggtcccaggcacccctgctcaaATCCAGAGTCATCCCGCAGCCGGCCCCGGGCTCGCCCCCGCAGAACTCCGGACGCAGACCTCCGAGCAGCCCCGGTCACCAGCGCGCGCACG ACATGGCCTGCGGAGCCAAGAACCTTCCGCGGCAGAGCTCGGcccccctgctccagcctccGCCCCCAGGAGGTCTCgggagaggggagaggccccCTGGGGCGACGGCGGAGGCCCCCTCGGCACCCTCGTGG GTGAAGCCCAGCGGGAAGGGGGCGGCGCCCTCCCTGGCTTCCCAGGCCGCCGCCCAGGTGGCCATCCAGGCCCTCATCCGGAGCGACTGGAATCCGGGCCGTGGGGTGAGGGCGACCGGCGCGCGACGG GTCCCTCGCGGGCTTCCCGCGGATGTCCGGCCCGCGCCCCGGCCCGGCCGGAGGATGTTCAGCGCCTCGGCCTCGCAGGGGGCCCAGGGCGCCGCAAGGGCTGCTCTCGGGGGCTACTCTCAAGCCTACGGGACCGTCTGCCACTCGGCGCTGGGCCGCCTGCCCCTGCTCCCGGGGCCCCGAGCGTAA
- the MAPK15 gene encoding mitogen-activated protein kinase 15 isoform X5: MCAAEVDHHVAQRYLLKRRLGKGAYGIVWKAVDRRTGEVVAIKKIFDAFRDKTDAQRTFREIMLLQELGDHPNIIRLLDVIRAENDRDIYLVFESMDTDLNAVICKGKLLRDVHKRYIIYQLLRATKFIHSGRVIHRDQKPSNILLDSSCLVKLCDFGLARSLSGLPEGPEGQALTDYVATRWYRAPEVLLSSSWYTPGVDMWSLGCILGEMLRGRPLFPGTSTLHQLELILETIPPPSKEDLLALGSSYSASILPCLGSRGQNAGARRPRQTLDTLLPSDTPPEALDLLRRLLVFAPDKRLSAAQALQHPYVQRFHCPAREWTLDSAVRLPVLEGVQLSAPEYRSRVYQVLRPRPPPPSTHAHPRRLPLPQRPPRTLCTRTPLSAPLFPQMVLERRGNSCVPRDKGLGSTAPGAQPSAPWSQAPLLKSRVIPQPAPGSPPQNSGRRPPSSPGHQRAHDMACGAKNLPRQSSAPLLQPPPPGGLGRGERPPGATAEAPSAPSWVGRPGRVPLTPFRGPGSDPVTRPFPGEAQREGGGALPGFPGRRPGGHPGPHPERLESGPWGEGDRRATGPSRASRGCPARAPARPEDVQRLGLAGGPGRRKGCSRGLLSSLRDRLPLGAGPPAPAPGAPSVSRPTRPQPSSSAQPSPSPSPLSQPRICPQVPRALHPPSTCSPFCLAIFLRSWEPVRASLGE, from the exons ATGTGCGCCGCGGAGGTGGACCACCACGTAGCCCAACGATACCTGCTTAAGCGgcggctggggaagggg GCCTATGGCATCGTGTGGAAGGCAGTGGATAGGAGGACTGGCGAGGTCGTGGCCATCAAGAAGATCTTCGATGCCTTTAGAGATAAGACGGATGCCCAG AGAACGTTCCGGGAAATCATGCTGCTCCAG GAACTTGGGGACCATCCCAACATCATCCGCCTCCTGGATGTGATCCGGGCAGAGAATGACAGGGACATTTACCTGGTGTTTGAGTCTATGG ACACTGACCTGAACGCCGTCATCTGCAAGGGCAAGCTGCTGAGGGACGTCCACAAGCGTTACATCATCTACCAGCTCCTACGGGCCACCAAGTTCATCCACTCAGGACGTGTCATCCACCGAGACCAGAAG CCATCCAACATCCTCCTGGACTCCAGCTGCTTGGTgaagctctgtgactttggtcTTGCTCGCTCCCTCAGTGGCCTCCCTGAGGGGCCTGAGGGCCAGGCCCTGACAGATTACGTGGCCACACGCTGGTACCGGGCTCCCGAGGTGCTGCTGTCCTCTAGCTG GTACACCCCTGGGGTGGACATGTGGAGTCTGGGCTGCATCCTGGGGGAGATGCTTCGGGGGAGGCCCCTGTTCCCCGGCACATCCACGCTGCACCAGCTGGAGCTGATCCTAGAGACCATCCCACCGCCATCCAAGGAGG ACCTCCTGGCTCTTGGCTCAAGCTACAGTGCCTCGATCCTGCCCTGCCTGGGGTCCCG GGGACAAAACGCAGGCGCCCGCAGGCCACGGCAGACGCTGGACACCCTCCTGCCGTCAGACACACCCCCGGAGGCCTTGGATCTCCTCAGGAGGCTCCTGGTATTTGCCCCGGACAAGCGGCTTAGCGCGGCCCAGGCACTGCAGCACCCCTACGTGCAGAG GTTCCACTGCCCGGCCCGTGAGTGGACACTGGATTCGGCTGTGCGGCTCCCGGTGCTTGAAGGAGTTCAGCTCTCAGCCCCGGAGTATCGCAGCCGTGTCTATCAGGTGCTCCGGCCGCGACCACCACCGCCCTCCACCCACGCTCACCCTCGACGCCTCCCACTGCCTCAGCGACCCCCAAGGACCCTCTGCACCCGCACGCCTCTGAGCGCCCCTCTCTTCCCGCAGATGGTCCTGGAGCGCAGGGGCAACAGCTGCGTCCCCAGAGACAAGGGCCTGGGGAGCACAGCCCCCGGCGCACAGCCCAGTGCCCCCTggtcccaggcacccctgctcaaATCCAGAGTCATCCCGCAGCCGGCCCCGGGCTCGCCCCCGCAGAACTCCGGACGCAGACCTCCGAGCAGCCCCGGTCACCAGCGCGCGCACG ACATGGCCTGCGGAGCCAAGAACCTTCCGCGGCAGAGCTCGGcccccctgctccagcctccGCCCCCAGGAGGTCTCgggagaggggagaggccccCTGGGGCGACGGCGGAGGCCCCCTCGGCACCCTCGTGGGTAGGTCGGCCCGGGCGCGTCCCTCTCACTCCTTTCCGCGGGCCCGGCAGTGACCCCGTGACGCGGCCCTTCCCAGGTGAAGCCCAGCGGGAAGGGGGCGGCGCCCTCCCTGGCTTCCCAGGCCGCCGCCCAGGTGGCCATCCAGGCCCTCATCCGGAGCGACTGGAATCCGGGCCGTGGGGTGAGGGCGACCGGCGCGCGACGG GTCCCTCGCGGGCTTCCCGCGGATGTCCGGCCCGCGCCCCGGCCCGGCCGGAGGATGTTCAGCGCCTCGGCCTCGCAGGGGGCCCAGGGCGCCGCAAGGGCTGCTCTCGGGGGCTACTCTCAAGCCTACGGGACCGTCTGCCACTCGGCGCTGGGCCGCCTGCCCCTGCTCCCGGGGCCCCGAGCGTAAGCCGCCCTACCCGCCCTCAACCCAGCTCTTCTGCTCAGCCCTCGCCCagtccctcacccctctcccagccccgGATTTGCCCCCAAGTCCCCCGTGCTCTTCACCCCCCTTCTACCTGCTCCCCCTTTTGCCTGGCCATATTCTTGAGATCCTGGGAGCCTGTCCGGGCCTCTCTGGGGGAGTAA
- the MAPK15 gene encoding mitogen-activated protein kinase 15 isoform X7 produces the protein MLLQELGDHPNIIRLLDVIRAENDRDIYLVFESMDTDLNAVICKGKLLRDVHKRYIIYQLLRATKFIHSGRVIHRDQKPSNILLDSSCLVKLCDFGLARSLSGLPEGPEGQALTDYVATRWYRAPEVLLSSSWYTPGVDMWSLGCILGEMLRGRPLFPGTSTLHQLELILETIPPPSKEDLLALGSSYSASILPCLGSRGQNAGARRPRQTLDTLLPSDTPPEALDLLRRLLVFAPDKRLSAAQALQHPYVQRFHCPAREWTLDSAVRLPVLEGVQLSAPEYRSRVYQVLRPRPPPPSTHAHPRRLPLPQRPPRTLCTRTPLSAPLFPQMVLERRGNSCVPRDKGLGSTAPGAQPSAPWSQAPLLKSRVIPQPAPGSPPQNSGRRPPSSPGHQRAHDMACGAKNLPRQSSAPLLQPPPPGGLGRGERPPGATAEAPSAPSWVKPSGKGAAPSLASQAAAQVAIQALIRSDWNPGRGVRATGARRVSSPGSPALGSLAVLPAPSAAGFSRGRAPTRAAPYAAPRPTVCRSLAGFPRMSGPRPGPAGGCSAPRPRRGPRAPQGLLSGATLKPTGPSATRRWAACPCSRGPERKPPYPPSTQLFCSALAQSLTPLPAPDLPPSPPCSSPPFYLLPLLPGHILEILGACPGLSGGVTEVPTHPQSLPLIKSCPSPAYLPIFYSQ, from the exons ATGCTGCTCCAG GAACTTGGGGACCATCCCAACATCATCCGCCTCCTGGATGTGATCCGGGCAGAGAATGACAGGGACATTTACCTGGTGTTTGAGTCTATGG ACACTGACCTGAACGCCGTCATCTGCAAGGGCAAGCTGCTGAGGGACGTCCACAAGCGTTACATCATCTACCAGCTCCTACGGGCCACCAAGTTCATCCACTCAGGACGTGTCATCCACCGAGACCAGAAG CCATCCAACATCCTCCTGGACTCCAGCTGCTTGGTgaagctctgtgactttggtcTTGCTCGCTCCCTCAGTGGCCTCCCTGAGGGGCCTGAGGGCCAGGCCCTGACAGATTACGTGGCCACACGCTGGTACCGGGCTCCCGAGGTGCTGCTGTCCTCTAGCTG GTACACCCCTGGGGTGGACATGTGGAGTCTGGGCTGCATCCTGGGGGAGATGCTTCGGGGGAGGCCCCTGTTCCCCGGCACATCCACGCTGCACCAGCTGGAGCTGATCCTAGAGACCATCCCACCGCCATCCAAGGAGG ACCTCCTGGCTCTTGGCTCAAGCTACAGTGCCTCGATCCTGCCCTGCCTGGGGTCCCG GGGACAAAACGCAGGCGCCCGCAGGCCACGGCAGACGCTGGACACCCTCCTGCCGTCAGACACACCCCCGGAGGCCTTGGATCTCCTCAGGAGGCTCCTGGTATTTGCCCCGGACAAGCGGCTTAGCGCGGCCCAGGCACTGCAGCACCCCTACGTGCAGAG GTTCCACTGCCCGGCCCGTGAGTGGACACTGGATTCGGCTGTGCGGCTCCCGGTGCTTGAAGGAGTTCAGCTCTCAGCCCCGGAGTATCGCAGCCGTGTCTATCAGGTGCTCCGGCCGCGACCACCACCGCCCTCCACCCACGCTCACCCTCGACGCCTCCCACTGCCTCAGCGACCCCCAAGGACCCTCTGCACCCGCACGCCTCTGAGCGCCCCTCTCTTCCCGCAGATGGTCCTGGAGCGCAGGGGCAACAGCTGCGTCCCCAGAGACAAGGGCCTGGGGAGCACAGCCCCCGGCGCACAGCCCAGTGCCCCCTggtcccaggcacccctgctcaaATCCAGAGTCATCCCGCAGCCGGCCCCGGGCTCGCCCCCGCAGAACTCCGGACGCAGACCTCCGAGCAGCCCCGGTCACCAGCGCGCGCACG ACATGGCCTGCGGAGCCAAGAACCTTCCGCGGCAGAGCTCGGcccccctgctccagcctccGCCCCCAGGAGGTCTCgggagaggggagaggccccCTGGGGCGACGGCGGAGGCCCCCTCGGCACCCTCGTGG GTGAAGCCCAGCGGGAAGGGGGCGGCGCCCTCCCTGGCTTCCCAGGCCGCCGCCCAGGTGGCCATCCAGGCCCTCATCCGGAGCGACTGGAATCCGGGCCGTGGGGTGAGGGCGACCGGCGCGCGACGGGTGAGCTCGCCCGGATCCCCGGCTCTCGGCTCCCTTGCCGTCCTTCCCGCCCCCTCCGCCGCTGGTTTCTCGCGGGGCAGGGCCCCCACCCGGGCCGCCCCTTACGCGGCCCCTCGACCAACCGTGTGCAGGTCCCTCGCGGGCTTCCCGCGGATGTCCGGCCCGCGCCCCGGCCCGGCCGGAGGATGTTCAGCGCCTCGGCCTCGCAGGGGGCCCAGGGCGCCGCAAGGGCTGCTCTCGGGGGCTACTCTCAAGCCTACGGGACCGTCTGCCACTCGGCGCTGGGCCGCCTGCCCCTGCTCCCGGGGCCCCGAGCGTAAGCCGCCCTACCCGCCCTCAACCCAGCTCTTCTGCTCAGCCCTCGCCCagtccctcacccctctcccagccccgGATTTGCCCCCAAGTCCCCCGTGCTCTTCACCCCCCTTCTACCTGCTCCCCCTTTTGCCTGGCCATATTCTTGAGATCCTGGGAGCCTGTCCGGGCCTCTCTGGGGGAGTAACTGAGGTTCCCACCCATCCCCAATCACTTCCTCTAATAAAGTCTTGTCCATCCCCAGCCTACCTGCCTATCTTCTATTCCCAGTGA